In Cupriavidus sp. EM10, the genomic window ATGACAGGTCGTCAGGTCTTCGGCAGCGTGACACCGTGCTGGCCCTGGTACTTGCCGCCGCGGTCCGCATACGAGGTCTCGCAGACCTCGTCCGATTCGAAGAACAGCACCTGGGCGCAGCCTTCGCCGGCGTAGATCTTGGCCGGCAGCGGCGTGGTGTTCGAGAACTCCAGCGTCACATAGCCTTCCCATTCGGGTTCGAACGGCGTCACGTTGACGATGATGCCGCAACGCGCGTACGTGCTCTTGCCCAGGCAGATCGTCAGCACGCTGCGCGGAATGCGGAAGTACTCCATCGTACGGGCCAGCGCGAACGAGTTCGGCGGGATGATGCAAACATCACCCTTGAAGTCGACGAACGACTTCTCGTCGAAGTTCTTCGGGTCGACGATGGTGCTGTTGATGTTCGTGAAGATCTTGAATTCGTCGGCGCAACGGATGTCGTAGCCGTAGCTCGACGTGCCATAGGACACGATCTTGCGCCCGTCCGACTCCCGCACCTGGCCGGGCTCGAACGGTTCGATCATGCCGTGCTGTTCCGCCATGCGGCGGATCCACTTGTCGGATTTGATGCTCATATAGACGTGGCAGGATGGTCGGACGGCTGGCCGGCCATACCGGGCGCCGCTGGAATGGGGCGCATTGTACAACCATATCGGTAGCAGCCCGGCAATGGGTGGCTCCCCGCTCCCACGCGTGGCAGAGGGGAGCCACCCGTCGCCGGCGACCTTAAATCGCCGCCACGACCCCGCAGGCAATCCGGCCGCCCGAGTTGCCGGTCGGCTGGGTCCGGTAGTCGTCCGGATCCTTGTGGACGACCACCGAGCGGCCCACCACGCTGTTCGGGCCGGCGCCCACGCTCACGTCGCTCATCACGAACTGCGCGCGCGCGTTGCCGGCGGAGTCGGCGGTCAGGTTGTTCATGTCCCCGGCATGATGGTCAGGCATCGACATCTGGCCATGCGGCTTGGCGCCCGGGTTGAAGTGGCCGCCCGCGCTCATGGCATCCGGCGCCGAGCAATCACCCTTTTCGTGGATATGGAAGCCGTGCGACGTGCCCGGCGGCAGGCCAGTCACCGCCACCACCACCATCACGCCGCCGCCCGACTGCTGCTCGAACGTGACGCGGCCACCCGTGTTGGTGCCGCTCTTGGCCGCCAGCGGGGCGGCGGCCCGGGTGGCGCCCGGCGCGGCCATGGCCGCACTGGCCGTGGACGCCGCCATGGGGCTCTTGTCCGTCTGCGCGCATCCGGCTGCCAGCACCGCGGCCGCACCGATGGTCAATCCGAAAAGTACACGTTTCATGCCGTTCCTCCTCTTCTTGCTTGTATGCGCGGGGTGCGCGCGTGGACGTGGACGCCTGCCGTGTGGATTGTAGGACAGGCGCCCGGCACGACAATGTCGGACAGCCTCCCATTTTTTGATGCCCGTCAGGCGCCTCAGGTGTTCTGGACGACGATGCTCGGAAACTTGTTGCTCATGTCCCGCGCCTTGTCGGCGACCTTGATGGCCACCTTGCGCGCCACCTGGCGGTAGATGTCGGCGATCTGCCCATCGGGGTCGGCCACCACGGTGGGCCGGCCGGAATCGGCCTGCTCGCGGATCGACAGGTTCAGCGGCAGGCTGCCCAGCACGTCCACGTGGTATTCGCTGCTCATTTTCTGGGCGCCGCCGGCACCGAAGATGTGCTCGGTGTGGCCGCAGTTCGGGCAGCAGTAGACCGCCATGTTCTCGACGATGCCCAGGATCGGGATGCCGACCTTCTCGAACATCTTGAGGCCCTTGCGGGCATCCAGCAGGGCGATGTCCTGCGGCGTGGTCACGATGACCGCGCCGGTGACCGGCACCTTCTGGGACAACGTCAGCTGGATATCGCCGGTGCCCGGCGGCATGTCGACGATCAGGTAGTCGAGGTCGCTCCAGTTGGTCTGGCGCAGCAGCTGTTCCAGCGCGGACGTCACCATCGGCCCCCGCCAGACCATCGGGTTGTCCTGCTCGATCAGGAAACCGATCGAGTTGGCCTGCAGCCCGTGGCCCTCCAGCGGCATCATGGTCTGGCCGTCAGACGATTCCGGGCGGCCGCTGATGCCCAGCATCATCGGCAGGCTCGGGCCATAGATATCGGCATCGAGCATGCCCACCCGCGCGCCCTCGGCCGCCAGCGCCAGCGCCAGGTTCACGGCCGTGGTGGACTTGCCCACGCCGCCCTTGCCCGATGCCACGGCGATCACGTTGCGCACGCCCGGCAGCAGCTTCACGCCGCGCTGCACCGCGTGGGCGACGATCTTCATCGACACCGCCACGCTGACATTGGCCGCGCTGTCGACCTTGCGCACCGCATCGGTCACGAGATTGCGGATCAGGTCGAACTGGCTCTTGCCCGGGTAGCCCAGCTCCACCTCCACGGACACGTTGCTGCCGTCGACCCGCACGTTGCGTGCCGACCGCGTGGACACGAGGTCCTTGCCCGTGTTGGGATCGATGACGGTACGCAGGACTTCGGTTACCTGTTCAGTGGTGAGGCTCAAGACAGACTCCGCTCTGGAATGGAATAGTGGGGGATGCGAGGCGCGTAATGTAGCAAAAGAAGCAGCAAAACAACTTCATGTCGGCAGGAGCCACGGTATCAGGTCCGCGCGCGCAATGGGACGCCGGCTGATTTAACCCTCGGTTAAGTGTGGATTTACAGACATTTACATCTCTCACACTCCTGGGGTTGTGCGGCGGGCGCCATCTGCCTATTGTAGTGCGCCGGCCTTTCGGCGCTCCCTGCCCCCTGCGTCAGCGCACGGCCGGCCGTGAGCGTTTTTCATACGCATGTTGAAACTTGTCGCGCCGCGGCCGCCGTCGGGCGGCTGGCGTTACCATGCGACATGGCGTTGGCCAAACATTTCCGGGTCTCACCAGAAGGAGAAAGCATGAATCTCAAGCTCGTTACCGTCTCGATCGTCGCCGCCGCCGCCCTGGCGGGCTGCGCCACCGAACAGCAGACCAATACCGCGGTCGGCACCGGCGTTGGCGCGGCCGTGGGGGCTGGGCTGGGCAACCTGATCGGCGGCAACACCACGGGCACGCTGGTCGGCGCCGCCGTCGGCGGTGCGCTGGGCGGCACTACCGGCTACAACTGGAATGCCATCCGCGGCAAGCTGAACAAGGACACCGCCGGCACCGGCACGCAGATCACCGAGCAGCCGGACGGCTCGCTCAAGGTCAATATCCCCAGCCAGGTCACGTTCGATACCGACAGCGCCACGATCAAGCCATCCTTCCGCAGCGTGCTGGACCAGGTCTCGCAGACGCTGGGCCAGCATCAGGACGTGGCCGCGAACGTCGTCGGCCATACCGACAGCACCGGCAACCCGAGCTACAACATGCAGCTGTCGCAGCGTCGCGCCCAGAGCGTGGCCTCGTACCTGGGTGACCACGGCGTGGCCCGAAACCGCCTGACGGCCGAAGGCCGGGGCCAGACCCAGCCCGTGGCGGACAACGCCACCGAGGCCGGCAGGGCACAAAATCGTCGCGTCGAAATTTTCTTGAAACCAATTTCTGGGTGACCAGTCATAGAGTTCAGGTACCGCTTGCCACCGTTGCTGGCTCGCGATGGGTGGCTGACCTCCCGGGCGGTACCTGATTTCTCCTCCTTTTCCGTTGTGGAAAGCTGCGCCGGTGCCTAACCGGCGCTTTTTTTTGGCCGTTTGACAGTGGATGCAGACATCCGGCGCAGCGTTTCAGCGAGATTGCGCGCCGATTGTGCCCCGTTCGGCGCCAATCCGAGCAATCCGGCCGGCCAGTTGCTAAAATAGCCGGTTCCTCCGTCCGGCAGCCGCCGGGCGTGCACCGAATCCCTCTGAACGGCTCTTTTCATGACCGCACGCCGCATCCTCGTCACCTCTGCCCTGCCGTATGCCAACGGCCAGATCCATATCGGCCACCTGGTGGAGTACATCCAGACCGACATCTGGGTGCGTTTCCAGCGCATGATGGGCAACGAGGTCTACTACGTCGGCGCCGACGACACCCACGGCACCCCGGTCATGCTGCGTGCGGAAAAGGAAGGCATCACGCCCAAGCAGCTGATCGACCGCGTCTGGGCCGAGCACAAGCGCGATTTCGACAGCTTTCTGGTGTCGTTCGACAACTATTACAGCACCGACGCCGAGGAAAACCGCGAACTCTGCGAAAAGATCTACCTGTCGCTGAAGGACCAGGACTTGATCGCCGAGCGCGACGTCGAGCAGTTTTTTGACCCGGTCAAGAACATGTTCCTGCCGGACCGCTTCATCAAGGGCGAGTGCCCGAAGTGCGGCGCAAAGGACCAGTACGGCGATTCGTGTGAAGTATGCGGCACTACCTATGTGCCGACGGACCTGAAGAATCCCTATTCGGTGGTGTCCGGCGCCACGCCGGTGCGCAAGTCGTCGACGCACTTCTTCTTCAAGCTGTCCGATCCGCGCTGCGAAACGTTCCTGCGCGAATGGGTGGCCGACCTGGCCCAGCCCGAGGCCAGCAACAAGATGCAGGAATGGCTGGGCGGCGAAGGCGAGGCCTCGACGCTGTCCGACTGGGATATCTCGCGCGACGCGCCCTACTTCGGCTTCGAGATCCCGGGCGCGCCGGGCAAGTACTTCTATGTCTGGCTGGATGCCCCGATCGGCTACTACGCCAGCTTCAAGAACCTGGCGGCGAAGCGCGGCATCGACTTCGACGCCTGGGTAGGCCCGCACTCGACGGCCGAGCAGTACCACTTCATCGGCAAGGACATCCTGTACTTCCACACGCTGTTCTGGCCGGCGATGCTGAAGTTCTCGGGCTATCGCACCCCCACCAACGTGTTCGCCCACGGCTTCCTGACCGTGGACGGCGCCAAGATGAGCAAGTCGCGCGGCACGTTCATCACCGCGCAGAGCTATATCGACACCGGCATGAATCCGGAATGGCTGCGCTACTACTTCGCCGCCAAGCTCAACGCGAGCATGGAAGACCTGGACCTGAACCTCGACGACTTTGTCGCCCGGGTGAACAGCGACCTGATCGGCAAGTACGTGAACATCGCCAGCCGCGCCGCCGGCTTCCTGGTCAAGCGCTTCGACGGCAAGGTCGACGAGGCCGCGCTGGCCAACCCGCTGCTGGAGCAACTGCGCCAGGCCGCGCCGCAGATCGCCGCGTTCTATGAAGGCCGCGAGTACAGCAAGGCGCTGCGCCTGGTGATGGAGCTGACCGACGCCGTCAACGCGTTCGTCGACACCAACAAGCCGTGGGAACTGGCCCGCGACGAGAGCAAGCGCGATGCCCTGCACGCCGCGTGCTCGGTCTCGCTGGAAGCTTTCCGCCTGCTGACGGTGTACCTGAAGCCCGTGGTGCCGACGATGGCCGCGGGCGTCGAGGCGTTCCTGAACATCGACCCGCTCGACTGGCGCGGCATCGACCGGCAGCTGTCGGCCGACCGTCCGATCCAGGCTTACCAGCACCTGATGACGCGCGTGGACACCAAGCAGATCGACGCGCTGCTGGCTGCCAACAAGGACTCGCTGCAGGCTTCGGGCGCGGCGCCGGCCGCCGACGCAGGCGCGTCGGCTTCGTCGGCATCCATCGAACCGATCGCCGACACAATCACGATCGACGATTTCTCGAAGATCGACCTGCGCGTGGCGAAGATCGTCGACTGCCAGAAGGTGGACGGCTCGAACAAGCTGCTGCAGCTGACGCTGGACCTGGGCGAAGGCCAGACGCGCAACGTGTTTTCGGGCATCCAGTCGGCCTACACGCCTGAGCAGCTGGTGGGCAAGCTGACCGTGGTGGTGGCCAACCTGGCGCCGCGCAAGATGAAGTTCGGCATGTCCGAAGGCATGGTGCTGGCCGCATCGGCCGCCGACGAGAAGGCCGCCCCCGGCCTGTACATCCTGGAGCCGCACAGCGGCGCCGTGCCGGGCATGCGCATCCGCTGATCGCGCCGGGGCTCCTTGGCCCCCTTTAGCTGCATCCTGTCGGCGGTCGTTCTGACCGCCGACAAACTCCCTCCTGAATTCTTCCCGCTGCCGTCCTGGCGGCGCGTCTTTCGTTATTCGCCGATGTTTTCCGGCGCCCGCCCGCGATAGCGTTCCGGCAGACCGTTCGCACGATTGCGACGCGGTTGTTCCACACGGACGAAACGACGAAAGGGAGAATTCCATGGTATCGACACGCACCGTCGCGGCTGGCCTGCTGACAACACTGGCGCTGGCCCTGCCGCCCGCCGCGCTCGCCCAGGGCCGGCTCTCGCAGGCAGGCGTCCAGCGCGACTTCGACCTGCCAACCATCTTCGACAGGCACGGGCAGCCATCGCACGCGCGGCAGTCAGTGTTCACCTTCCAGCTGGTGCCGAATGGCGAATTTACGGTACGGCTTGGCAATGTCAGCGTCGACATGCGAAACGGCACCGCATGGATCAAAACCGGTCAGCGCGAGGCCGCCAGCCTGCGCGCGACTGCCGATGCCAGCTATGGAATCGTGCTGATATCGACGCAGCTCTACGGCGAGGTGGCCGCCCAGCTGGTGCTGCTGGACCGGTCGCGGCGCTTTATCGGCGCCACGCCCATCGTCACGCAGCCGATGCGCGGGGCCTGGACGGCGAAACTCTCGGTGCGGACCATACGCGTCCCGTTTCCGAACTATTCGTTCGTGTCCGGCAGCCGGGCCGACCAGATGACGACACGCCGGGCCACGCATTGCTGGAGCGTTCCGGTGCTGGCCGGGCTTGAATATGCGACGGACCGGTGTCCGTCGCCGGGAGAAGACCGCCTCTACCGCACCCCGTCCGAGCCGGCCCAGCCGCTCGCGCACGTGCTGGGTGGCGGCATGAGCCGCTGGCCGGCCGCACCGGTCGTGCTCCAGGATGCCAACGTGGTGGCGGGGCTGGACAAGCTGGTGGACGGCAAGCTGAATCCCGTTGCGCTGCATGCGGCGGCGCGAACCTGCAAGCAGCCGCTGCACGAAACGGCGGTGACATACAGGAAGCCTCGCGCCAGGGGGAATGATTCCTGCGAGGTAGCCACCTACGACATGGTCGTGGCTTATCAGGCGGCCTACGGGCCCGAACGCTGGAACATACAGGACTTCGACACCATCGTCACCGACATTGCCTTCCAGCGTCCGCCACGCATCGCCGCGCGGAATCCGTCGCAAGCGCGACGATTCGCC contains:
- the dcd gene encoding dCTP deaminase, whose product is MSIKSDKWIRRMAEQHGMIEPFEPGQVRESDGRKIVSYGTSSYGYDIRCADEFKIFTNINSTIVDPKNFDEKSFVDFKGDVCIIPPNSFALARTMEYFRIPRSVLTICLGKSTYARCGIIVNVTPFEPEWEGYVTLEFSNTTPLPAKIYAGEGCAQVLFFESDEVCETSYADRGGKYQGQHGVTLPKT
- a CDS encoding superoxide dismutase family protein yields the protein MKRVLFGLTIGAAAVLAAGCAQTDKSPMAASTASAAMAAPGATRAAAPLAAKSGTNTGGRVTFEQQSGGGVMVVVAVTGLPPGTSHGFHIHEKGDCSAPDAMSAGGHFNPGAKPHGQMSMPDHHAGDMNNLTADSAGNARAQFVMSDVSVGAGPNSVVGRSVVVHKDPDDYRTQPTGNSGGRIACGVVAAI
- the apbC gene encoding iron-sulfur cluster carrier protein ApbC → MSLTTEQVTEVLRTVIDPNTGKDLVSTRSARNVRVDGSNVSVEVELGYPGKSQFDLIRNLVTDAVRKVDSAANVSVAVSMKIVAHAVQRGVKLLPGVRNVIAVASGKGGVGKSTTAVNLALALAAEGARVGMLDADIYGPSLPMMLGISGRPESSDGQTMMPLEGHGLQANSIGFLIEQDNPMVWRGPMVTSALEQLLRQTNWSDLDYLIVDMPPGTGDIQLTLSQKVPVTGAVIVTTPQDIALLDARKGLKMFEKVGIPILGIVENMAVYCCPNCGHTEHIFGAGGAQKMSSEYHVDVLGSLPLNLSIREQADSGRPTVVADPDGQIADIYRQVARKVAIKVADKARDMSNKFPSIVVQNT
- a CDS encoding OmpA family protein, translating into MNLKLVTVSIVAAAALAGCATEQQTNTAVGTGVGAAVGAGLGNLIGGNTTGTLVGAAVGGALGGTTGYNWNAIRGKLNKDTAGTGTQITEQPDGSLKVNIPSQVTFDTDSATIKPSFRSVLDQVSQTLGQHQDVAANVVGHTDSTGNPSYNMQLSQRRAQSVASYLGDHGVARNRLTAEGRGQTQPVADNATEAGRAQNRRVEIFLKPISG
- the metG gene encoding methionine--tRNA ligase translates to MTARRILVTSALPYANGQIHIGHLVEYIQTDIWVRFQRMMGNEVYYVGADDTHGTPVMLRAEKEGITPKQLIDRVWAEHKRDFDSFLVSFDNYYSTDAEENRELCEKIYLSLKDQDLIAERDVEQFFDPVKNMFLPDRFIKGECPKCGAKDQYGDSCEVCGTTYVPTDLKNPYSVVSGATPVRKSSTHFFFKLSDPRCETFLREWVADLAQPEASNKMQEWLGGEGEASTLSDWDISRDAPYFGFEIPGAPGKYFYVWLDAPIGYYASFKNLAAKRGIDFDAWVGPHSTAEQYHFIGKDILYFHTLFWPAMLKFSGYRTPTNVFAHGFLTVDGAKMSKSRGTFITAQSYIDTGMNPEWLRYYFAAKLNASMEDLDLNLDDFVARVNSDLIGKYVNIASRAAGFLVKRFDGKVDEAALANPLLEQLRQAAPQIAAFYEGREYSKALRLVMELTDAVNAFVDTNKPWELARDESKRDALHAACSVSLEAFRLLTVYLKPVVPTMAAGVEAFLNIDPLDWRGIDRQLSADRPIQAYQHLMTRVDTKQIDALLAANKDSLQASGAAPAADAGASASSASIEPIADTITIDDFSKIDLRVAKIVDCQKVDGSNKLLQLTLDLGEGQTRNVFSGIQSAYTPEQLVGKLTVVVANLAPRKMKFGMSEGMVLAASAADEKAAPGLYILEPHSGAVPGMRIR